A stretch of the Vulcanisaeta souniana JCM 11219 genome encodes the following:
- a CDS encoding alkaline phosphatase family protein → MNELATPDYSGLSIQNLANTLLSHFEAVPRGPKLKLDLDLNDQVVLILIDGLSYQDLMNTMGGSLQVSKLYKISTVFPTTTSTVLTTLFTGLSPGQHGVLGPNLYLKELGTIVNTLSMSPIIGERDGLYKSGHDLRRLFPIRSTIFEELSNMGIRSRVYAPKGLVGGLSRIAYAGAEIVEYVTPYDAIINAARFLKEYEVGFVHIYVTSVDSTSHKYGPDSEECRVVIRETVDSIIRLARNYMSDFTVLITADHGHDHVKNNVKANDLQGLMKLLDAPPYGDARAVYLRLSKESSIEVSSLLSKYGVSGYFLSRDEAVGKGLFGEISEDVIDRIGNVIFIPNSGSAFIYLYKPENEEVLTLKGQHGGLTERELYVPLIQL, encoded by the coding sequence ATGAATGAATTAGCAACACCCGATTACTCAGGACTTAGTATACAAAACCTGGCTAATACACTATTGTCCCATTTCGAGGCAGTACCCAGGGGTCCTAAGCTGAAACTTGACCTTGACCTTAATGACCAAGTAGTGCTCATACTAATCGATGGACTTAGTTACCAGGACTTAATGAATACCATGGGTGGCTCGCTCCAGGTAAGTAAATTGTATAAGATAAGCACTGTGTTCCCGACTACAACGTCCACAGTATTAACAACACTATTCACTGGGTTAAGTCCAGGGCAGCATGGTGTACTTGGCCCTAATTTATACCTCAAGGAACTCGGTACCATAGTTAATACATTATCCATGAGTCCGATAATTGGCGAAAGAGATGGTCTTTACAAATCGGGTCATGACTTGAGGAGACTCTTCCCAATTAGATCAACTATATTTGAGGAATTAAGTAATATGGGCATTAGGAGCAGGGTTTATGCCCCTAAGGGGCTTGTTGGTGGTTTATCAAGGATAGCGTATGCCGGTGCAGAGATTGTGGAGTATGTAACTCCTTATGATGCGATAATAAATGCGGCTAGGTTTCTGAAGGAGTATGAGGTTGGTTTTGTTCACATATATGTAACTAGTGTGGATTCTACGTCGCATAAGTACGGTCCTGATTCCGAGGAATGCAGGGTGGTGATTAGGGAAACTGTTGATTCAATAATTAGGTTGGCCAGGAATTATATGAGTGATTTCACCGTGCTTATTACGGCTGATCACGGGCATGATCATGTTAAAAATAATGTAAAGGCCAATGATTTGCAGGGATTAATGAAGTTGCTGGATGCACCACCCTATGGTGATGCAAGGGCCGTTTACCTGAGGCTCAGTAAGGAATCGAGTATTGAGGTATCCTCATTGTTGAGTAAGTATGGCGTATCTGGTTATTTCCTGAGCAGAGATGAAGCTGTGGGTAAGGGTTTATTTGGTGAGATTTCTGAGGACGTTATCGACAGGATCGGCAATGTGATCTTTATACCGAATAGTGGCTCAGCCTTTATTTACCTCTATAAGCCGGAGAACGAGGAGGTATTAACATTGAAGGGACAGCATGGTGGCTTAACTGAGAGAGAACTCTACGTGCCATTGATTCAGTTATAG
- a CDS encoding signal recognition particle protein Srp54, with the protein MAPNPLIEAFTNLVSRIRGLNYIDETTLKEVLREIQRVLLRADVSADVVSSITKTIEERFRQEKPPQGITSKEFLLYLLYQELVKALGGEETPNVNINKKPYRLMLIGVEGSGKTTTAAKLARFYIKRNLRVGLIETDTYRPGAYYQLKQLAEKINALFYGEEDSRDPIAILRHGLEYMQRNKVDLIIIDTAGRHRNEEELLREAKAIYEEAKPDEVMLVIDATIGRQAAAQTEAFMKYVPINSVFLTKMDSTAKAGGALTSVIRSGARIKFIGIGEDIDEIEVFNANKFVSRLLGMGDVDALIEKIKAIEEEDKIMEEIEEGKINLLTIKKQLDSMMKLGPLSKIMELLPTSMLPMQYRAVMLDEGRMSSAQEMLRKWRHILNSMTKEELLNPEVINASRIRRIAKGSGVTPKDVKELLNYYQLMKKMVNQIKKSRRRLGRLVGE; encoded by the coding sequence GTGGCGCCGAATCCATTAATTGAGGCCTTCACTAACTTGGTTAGCAGGATTAGGGGATTGAATTATATAGACGAGACAACGCTGAAGGAAGTATTGAGGGAAATACAGAGGGTATTATTAAGGGCTGACGTGAGTGCGGATGTGGTATCCTCAATAACGAAGACCATCGAAGAAAGATTTAGGCAGGAAAAACCCCCTCAGGGTATAACATCCAAGGAATTCCTACTATACCTTCTCTACCAGGAGTTGGTTAAGGCCCTCGGTGGGGAGGAAACACCGAATGTCAACATTAACAAGAAACCCTATAGGTTAATGCTCATTGGAGTTGAGGGTAGTGGAAAAACCACAACAGCGGCCAAACTGGCAAGGTTTTACATAAAGAGGAACTTAAGGGTTGGTCTCATTGAAACCGACACATATAGACCAGGTGCGTATTACCAACTCAAGCAGTTGGCCGAGAAGATAAATGCGTTGTTCTATGGTGAGGAAGATTCGAGGGACCCAATAGCGATCTTGAGACATGGCCTTGAGTACATGCAGCGCAATAAGGTTGATTTAATAATAATAGACACCGCAGGTAGGCATAGAAACGAGGAGGAACTACTGAGGGAGGCTAAGGCAATTTATGAGGAGGCAAAGCCTGACGAGGTAATGCTAGTTATTGACGCAACCATTGGTAGGCAAGCTGCAGCCCAAACCGAGGCCTTTATGAAGTATGTTCCAATAAATAGCGTGTTTCTGACAAAGATGGACAGCACTGCCAAGGCAGGTGGTGCATTGACCTCAGTAATAAGGAGTGGCGCGAGGATTAAGTTCATCGGTATTGGCGAAGACATTGATGAAATCGAAGTTTTTAATGCCAATAAGTTCGTCTCGAGGCTATTGGGTATGGGTGATGTTGATGCGTTGATCGAGAAGATAAAGGCCATTGAGGAGGAGGATAAGATCATGGAGGAGATTGAGGAAGGTAAGATAAACCTGTTAACCATTAAGAAGCAACTTGACTCTATGATGAAGCTCGGTCCTCTGAGCAAAATAATGGAGTTGTTACCGACAAGTATGTTACCAATGCAGTATAGGGCTGTGATGCTTGATGAGGGTAGAATGAGCAGTGCGCAAGAAATGCTTAGAAAATGGAGACATATACTTAATTCAATGACCAAGGAAGAATTACTAAACCCAGAGGTTATTAATGCGTCAAGGATTCGTAGAATTGCAAAGGGTTCAGGGGTGACTCCAAAGGATGTCAAGGAATTACTCAATTACTATCAATTAATGAAGAAGATGGTTAATCAAATAAAGAAATCACGCAGGAGACTGGGAAGACTGGTTGGCGAATGA